In Seriola aureovittata isolate HTS-2021-v1 ecotype China chromosome 17, ASM2101889v1, whole genome shotgun sequence, a genomic segment contains:
- the c17h17orf75 gene encoding protein Njmu-R1 isoform X1, with protein sequence MFTSQTSSFQDSIDVEEKDDFDGEEIAGYSQKIQLNCYYTIYLYQGTRSEASGENVAWNQRRADSTTSQDDFSLTLIDSSLPSEAEPELRTYISRRLSKGALLGGMGNIATVELSIPEEAVGCYCCLLEQERSPEQPDADGNGYVICFMGGSEKGLNLFRLELDKYVQGLHSSLQTPELQNLETEVRPYLSRWYEESVMHIYRVVQLVQSNISFLLHAALSHTHVDVTNSDERTKADVSRFIKAASLQGLSQQDTTSASLCKAISEDTQSDLVIDCSTSPPTLSNNVSNRFCDDWIQAFLNAAERCNPFLLRQILENFKLKAIQDMNSLKRFVRQAEMSHYALFRCCQFLQGCGNGDVLLQNARAEHSDLPEACSIITVLEEFLREQSQAQA encoded by the exons ATGTTTACCTCCCAAACCTCGTCCTTCCAGGATTCAATTGACGTGGAAGAGAAGGATGACTTTGATGGCGAAGAAATTGCTGGATACAGCCAGAAGATTCAACTGAACTGCTACTACACTATATATCTTTATCAAGGCACAAG ATCTGAGGCTTCTGGGGAAAATGTGGCATGGAACCAGAGAAGAGCAGACTCCACAACCAGTCAGGATGACTTTAG CCTGACACTGATTGACAGCAGCCTGCCATCAGAGGCGGAACCTGAGCTGCGGACCTACATTTCAAGGAGACTGAGCAAAGGAGCCTTGCTCGGAGGCATGGGCAACATCGCCACTGTGGAACTCAG TATCCCAGAGGAGGCAGTCGGCTGCTACTGCTGTCTCCTGGAGCAGGAAAGATCTCCTGAACAGCCTGATGCTGATGGGAATGGATATGTCATCTGCTTTATGGGTGGCTCTGAAAAAGGACTGAACTT ATTTAGATTAGAGCTTGATAAATACGTCCAAGGCCTGCATAGCAGCCTGCAAACCCCAGAG CTGCAAAACCTGGAGACGGAGGTGCGTCCCTATCTGAGCCGGTGGTATGAGGAGTCTGTGATGCACATTTACAGAGTGGTGCAGCTGGTCCAGAGCAACATCAGCTTTCTGTTGCACGCT GCTCTGAGTCATACACATGTGGACGTCACCAATTCAGACGAGAGGACGAAGGCTGATGTGTCCAG GTTCATTAAAGCAGCCAGTTTGCAGGGTCTGTCCCAGCAGGACACCACGTCAGCTTCTCTGTGTAAGGCTATCTCAGAGGACACACAGTCTGACCTGGTTATAGACTGCTCCACCAGCCCACCCACACTCTCTAACAATG tcAGTAATCGTTTCTGTGATGACTGGATACAGGCATTTCTAAATGCTGCAGAGCGTTGCAATCCCTTCCTGCTCAGACAGATTCTGGAGAACTTCAAACTTAAG GCCATCCAGGACATGAACAGCCTGAAGCGCTTTGTGCGGCAGGCGGAGATGAGTCACTACGCCCTGTTTCGCTGTTGCCAGTTCCTACAGGGCTGCGGAAATGGGGATGTGTTGTTGCAGAATGCCAGGGCGGAGCACAGCGACCTGCCTGAAGCCTGCAGCATCATCACTGTCCTGGAGGAGTTCCTCAGGGAACAGTCCCAAGCTCAGGCCTGA
- the c17h17orf75 gene encoding protein Njmu-R1 isoform X2, with the protein MFTSQTSSFQDSIDVEEKDDFDGEEIAGYSQKIQLNCYYTIYLYQGTSLTLIDSSLPSEAEPELRTYISRRLSKGALLGGMGNIATVELSIPEEAVGCYCCLLEQERSPEQPDADGNGYVICFMGGSEKGLNLFRLELDKYVQGLHSSLQTPELQNLETEVRPYLSRWYEESVMHIYRVVQLVQSNISFLLHAALSHTHVDVTNSDERTKADVSRFIKAASLQGLSQQDTTSASLCKAISEDTQSDLVIDCSTSPPTLSNNVSNRFCDDWIQAFLNAAERCNPFLLRQILENFKLKAIQDMNSLKRFVRQAEMSHYALFRCCQFLQGCGNGDVLLQNARAEHSDLPEACSIITVLEEFLREQSQAQA; encoded by the exons ATGTTTACCTCCCAAACCTCGTCCTTCCAGGATTCAATTGACGTGGAAGAGAAGGATGACTTTGATGGCGAAGAAATTGCTGGATACAGCCAGAAGATTCAACTGAACTGCTACTACACTATATATCTTTATCAAGGCACAAG CCTGACACTGATTGACAGCAGCCTGCCATCAGAGGCGGAACCTGAGCTGCGGACCTACATTTCAAGGAGACTGAGCAAAGGAGCCTTGCTCGGAGGCATGGGCAACATCGCCACTGTGGAACTCAG TATCCCAGAGGAGGCAGTCGGCTGCTACTGCTGTCTCCTGGAGCAGGAAAGATCTCCTGAACAGCCTGATGCTGATGGGAATGGATATGTCATCTGCTTTATGGGTGGCTCTGAAAAAGGACTGAACTT ATTTAGATTAGAGCTTGATAAATACGTCCAAGGCCTGCATAGCAGCCTGCAAACCCCAGAG CTGCAAAACCTGGAGACGGAGGTGCGTCCCTATCTGAGCCGGTGGTATGAGGAGTCTGTGATGCACATTTACAGAGTGGTGCAGCTGGTCCAGAGCAACATCAGCTTTCTGTTGCACGCT GCTCTGAGTCATACACATGTGGACGTCACCAATTCAGACGAGAGGACGAAGGCTGATGTGTCCAG GTTCATTAAAGCAGCCAGTTTGCAGGGTCTGTCCCAGCAGGACACCACGTCAGCTTCTCTGTGTAAGGCTATCTCAGAGGACACACAGTCTGACCTGGTTATAGACTGCTCCACCAGCCCACCCACACTCTCTAACAATG tcAGTAATCGTTTCTGTGATGACTGGATACAGGCATTTCTAAATGCTGCAGAGCGTTGCAATCCCTTCCTGCTCAGACAGATTCTGGAGAACTTCAAACTTAAG GCCATCCAGGACATGAACAGCCTGAAGCGCTTTGTGCGGCAGGCGGAGATGAGTCACTACGCCCTGTTTCGCTGTTGCCAGTTCCTACAGGGCTGCGGAAATGGGGATGTGTTGTTGCAGAATGCCAGGGCGGAGCACAGCGACCTGCCTGAAGCCTGCAGCATCATCACTGTCCTGGAGGAGTTCCTCAGGGAACAGTCCCAAGCTCAGGCCTGA
- the LOC130185724 gene encoding interactor protein for cytohesin exchange factors 1 isoform X1 — MSVDATKLLFEGFLQKRKDTLKIRWVTYWFRLQNTTLFFYTKENGSAPYLRGYYYIYTVQSVREVQRAGSKRFMFEIIMTNGKRKMLAAETAALRKEWVGHLWQAMHLSTSQVSSRGRHLEECEQRDRLNSSTPICSHSDSVMESLPARPLSAPAPSVQIHCETTHLFQELNSEEETYQNTPSACNSQHQSVDGLNNPQWSGGLSNAENREGDYDVLPVRKKKCEINVLTEMDEGVYDFPLSYRRSVEQQDPAESIYDVPSNLLRNMPDHTIASSFQLFLLVAEEQHEEELYCRI, encoded by the exons ATGTCTGTAGATGCAACCAAGTTATTGTTTGAAGGCTtcctgcagaaaagaaaagatactTTG AAAATAAGGTGGGTGACGTATTGGTTTAGGCTTCAAAATACGACTTTGTTCTTCTATACCAAGGAGAATGGCAGTGCT CCATACTTGAGAGGCTATTACTACATTTACACA GTGCAGTCAGTGCGAGAGGTCCAGAGAGCTGGCAGCAAGCGCTTTATGTTTGAGATTATCATGACAAAcggaaagagaaaaatgttg gcagcagagacagcagctctCAGAAAGGAGTGGGTTGGACACCTTTGGCAAGCCATGCATCTTTCTACCTCTCAAGTTTCGTCTAGAGGCAGACA CCTTGAAGAGTGTGAACAGCGAGACAGATTAAACAGCAGCACACCCATCTGctcacacagtgacagtgtgatgGAGTCTCTGCCTGCCCGGCCCCTCTCGGCCCCCGCTCCTTCGGTCCAAATCCACTGTGAAACCACGCACCTGTTTCAGGAGCTGAACAGTGAGGAGGAAACGTATCAAAACACGCCGTCAGCCTGTAACTCCCAACATCAAAGTG TTGACGGTCTGAATAATCCTCAGTGGTCCGGTGGGTTGAGCAATGCAGAGAACAGAGAAGgagactatgacgttttaccAGTTAGAAAAA AGAAATGTGAGATCAACGTTTTAACAGAGATGGACGAGGGCGTGTatgactttcctctctcttacAGGAGGTCTGTTGAACAACAAG ACCCAGCAGAGAGCATCTATGATGTGCCAAGCAATCTTTTGAGGAACATGCCTGATCACACCATAG CCTCAAGCTTTCAGCTGTTTCTTCTGGTTGCAGAGGAGCAGCACGAGGAGGAGCTCTACTGCAGGATCTAA
- the LOC130185724 gene encoding interactor protein for cytohesin exchange factors 1 isoform X2, with the protein MSVDATKLLFEGFLQKRKDTLKIRWVTYWFRLQNTTLFFYTKENGSAPYLRGYYYIYTVQSVREVQRAGSKRFMFEIIMTNGKRKMLAAETAALRKEWVGHLWQAMHLSTSQVSSRGRHLEECEQRDRLNSSTPICSHSDSVMESLPARPLSAPAPSVQIHCETTHLFQELNSEEETYQNTPSACNSQHQSVDGLNNPQWSGGLSNAENREGDYDVLPVRKKKCEINVLTEMDEGVYDFPLSYRRSVEQQDPAESIYDVPSNLLRNMPDHTIEEQHEEELYCRI; encoded by the exons ATGTCTGTAGATGCAACCAAGTTATTGTTTGAAGGCTtcctgcagaaaagaaaagatactTTG AAAATAAGGTGGGTGACGTATTGGTTTAGGCTTCAAAATACGACTTTGTTCTTCTATACCAAGGAGAATGGCAGTGCT CCATACTTGAGAGGCTATTACTACATTTACACA GTGCAGTCAGTGCGAGAGGTCCAGAGAGCTGGCAGCAAGCGCTTTATGTTTGAGATTATCATGACAAAcggaaagagaaaaatgttg gcagcagagacagcagctctCAGAAAGGAGTGGGTTGGACACCTTTGGCAAGCCATGCATCTTTCTACCTCTCAAGTTTCGTCTAGAGGCAGACA CCTTGAAGAGTGTGAACAGCGAGACAGATTAAACAGCAGCACACCCATCTGctcacacagtgacagtgtgatgGAGTCTCTGCCTGCCCGGCCCCTCTCGGCCCCCGCTCCTTCGGTCCAAATCCACTGTGAAACCACGCACCTGTTTCAGGAGCTGAACAGTGAGGAGGAAACGTATCAAAACACGCCGTCAGCCTGTAACTCCCAACATCAAAGTG TTGACGGTCTGAATAATCCTCAGTGGTCCGGTGGGTTGAGCAATGCAGAGAACAGAGAAGgagactatgacgttttaccAGTTAGAAAAA AGAAATGTGAGATCAACGTTTTAACAGAGATGGACGAGGGCGTGTatgactttcctctctcttacAGGAGGTCTGTTGAACAACAAG ACCCAGCAGAGAGCATCTATGATGTGCCAAGCAATCTTTTGAGGAACATGCCTGATCACACCATAG AGGAGCAGCACGAGGAGGAGCTCTACTGCAGGATCTAA